In the genome of Tissierella sp., the window GTAACTCCAAGTAAAGTCTGATGTTTTAGATTTTTATTTAATCCATCCACTAGTTTTTCAATAGCTTCTGGCTGATCACCAGTTGGTTTATAATTTGATTCTATTTTGAATTTATTCATTCTAACACCTCAGTTTTTTGAACATTTGTTCCTAATATATAATATTATATATTATTATATCCTTTTGTCAAAACATATTATATAAAACTATTATTGAACAAATCAAGTTATTGTAGTAAACTATCCATAAGGAGGCGACTTCAGTGAAAAAACTTTTATTTATGATTTTTACATTAATATTAACCCTTAGCTTAGTGGCTTGTAATACTAAAGATGGAAATCTTGTAGAATTAAAAGATAATATTACTTTTGAAGAAGAAGAAATTAGCTATGAAATAGAGCAAATACTTTTCTCTAAAAGCTTCCAATCCATTGATTCATCTGTTGAAATAATCACCAACAATAATAAATTAAAGGTATTGGCTTCTTTAGGCTTGACTGAGTGTTCAAGTGTTAATGTGAATAGTATAACCAAAAAAGGTAGCGAAATTAATATCCATGTAAGTGCCAGATATAGTAAAAATAGCCTTCGCTTAGCAGTGCCCCAGGTATTTATGGAAATAGATAAATCTAAACTTAAGGGTATTGACAATCTAAAGTTTAATATAGTTTATGATGATTACAATCCATTGAAAATCAAATTTGGTATTAATGAAGTATTAAACAAACTAGAAGCTAATTATAAATTATCAACAAAGACCTCTCCAGTATTTACACTATCTAGATCGGGTGAATCTTTAGTATGGAGTATTACATATAATAGCATTTTCGATAGAGAAACTCCTGAAGTACCTTTAGTCAATTTGTTTGCCCAGGTAGATGCCATAAGTGGAGATATAATTGAATCTGAGAAAGTAAATATTTCTTCAGCTTTAGATGAAGGTCATGTATTAAATTATATATCAGATGATTTAATACTCTACAAGAAATCAATAGTTGATAATGTAACTAATAAGACAAAAGAACAATTATGGTTATATAATACAGTTAATAATGAAAAAACAATGATTTTCTATTCTAATTATAATATTCATTCAGTAGAACCTAATAAAAATCGAGAACTTATTTCTATTGTGGAAGTGAATGATAATGGATCAGAATTATATATTGTTTCATTAGAAGATAATAGGACATATAAGATAAATTTAGAAGAAGAATTCAACCCGTCTATAATGAGTTGGAAAGATGAAAATATATTGTATCTTGTAGACAGTAATAAATATGGTACAGTAATCTATAGCTTTGATATAGAAAGTAACAAATCAACTCTAGTGACCAAATTCCAAAGAATGATTGAATATTTAGTTTCAAATGGTAAAAGTTTCTTAGTAGTTGAAGACTCTGAGGAAGATAATACGAAAAGAATTTCTATTACTACTGATTGGAGAGATTTTAATATTATTGGTAATGGTTTTTTACCAAAGTACATTGATGAAAACCATATCGCTTACTTAAAAAAAGATAATACTCAGGATAGCAGTACTCTAATTATATATAATATTGGAGAAGGGAGAACAATTCGTAGAATAGAGGAGAACATAGTAAACTATAGGGTTATTTCACCCACTAATTTAGTCTATATTGTGAAGAATTCTATTAATAATTATGCCTTGATAAATTATTCCCTAGAAAATAAAAGTTCAACAAATATTGCTAACTTAATTGATCAGAAAATCTACTATAATGAAAATGACTCACTTGTATATCTAAATACTATATTGCCTTTTGAAAGTGATAAAAGAGAAATGATCTATATAATAGATTTAAATAAACTAAATTAAAAATCCCTAGGGACTATAACAAGTCCTAGGGATTTTCTTTTTCCATAATATCTTTTAGTGGTTAGCCCAGTTTTAATATTGAAGAATTCAACTGTTATTTTATTTCTCCTGCCTCTCATTATATCTTCCATGTCTTTTCTGTTCTTTACCTCTATACCATTTATTGAAAGTAATATATCCCCAGTTTTAATATTCAATTTTCTAGCTATACTATTAGGATTTGTTTGTAATACCTTTACTCCCTTATGTGGAGATATAAATATTGGCTTTCTTTTTTCTTCACTAGCTTTGTTCTGTAAAATAATATATTCATGGCCTAGTAAAGCAAACAGTGGTGATAGAAAAAGATTATCTAAATTCTTAGAAATATATAATAGAATAAGACTATATATAAATAGATTTAATGATGTTTTCAATACCTTCTTCCTAGGATAAGATGAGAAGGAATAATCACCATAGCTTAGTATTGCAATCAAAGTAATAGGTTGTATTAGGCCATCCCCTATGAAGATTACAAAGGGTATAGGCCAGAATCTATTCATATTAAATCCACCAACTAATTGATCTTCTGACTCTATTATAATAGGTAAGTTAGACCTTCCTCCATCAAATAAAATAAGTATACTCTCTATTATATGAAGCACTGCAACTACAGACATGACTTGAGATATTTGTATACTAGGATATCCTGTGATTAAGCTAAATAAGGACACTATTCCTCCTCCATATGCAAAACACATATATCTAGGATTAATGACTGATAGTATAATTACCGTTGCTAGAATATACATGAAATCCTTAGGTATAATTACTACACCTAAATAAAGAAATACTACTGTAGCTATTATTCCTCCAACCATTCCAAATCCAGCAGATATAATAAGCTTTATAATAACAGCTCTCCTATACCCTATATTCTCCCTTTCCAATTTCCCTAATTTTCTATATTGGAAGTATATAATACAGAGGACTACAATAAAAAAAGGAGATTTTAAAGTATTTAAGATATCTATTATTGTAAATAGCACAATTTGATATAGACCATACATACCTTGACTCTCCTTCTTTTATTATTTAATTTTTAATTTTATTTCTTCTATAGCTCTTTTTAATTGATTGTCTTCCTTTAGATTTTCTACTCCTATTGTTTCTACACCTTCTGTTAATTCTACAACTATATCAGGCTCTATTCCAATTCCGTGGATATTTGTTCCACTAGGTGTAAAGTACTCAGATATTGTTAATTTTAATCCTGTTCCATCCTGTAAATCTCTAATTCTTTGTACTACCCCTTTACCAAAGGTAGTTGTTCCAATTAACATACCTCTATTATGATCCTTTATAGCACCTGCAAGAATTTCAGATGCTGATGCAGATCCATTATTTACAAGTAGAACCAGTGGATAATTAACCATAGATTTCTTGGATTTTAAATATTCTCTTTCACCGCTTTTGGTTTCTGTATATACGATATCTCCCTCACCTAATAGTTCATCAGCTATTTGTGCGCATATATCCAATAATCCTCCTGGATTATTTCTTAAGTCAATTATCAATCCCTCAATATTGTTCTTCCCTAATTTATCTAACTCAGTCTTAAAGTCCTTGTATGTTAAATCATCAAATGAAGTAAGTTTGATATATCCAATATTTTCATCAATAATACTTGACTTAACAGTAACTAATCTTATCATTTCTCTGATTATTTCAATATCTAATACTTGATTTTTCCCTTCATTATCTTTTCTCATTATGGTCAAAACTACTTTAGTATTTGGTTCACCCTTCATCACCTTTACAGCCTTATCCATATTTTCTCCTAGAAACTCAACACCATCTACCTTTATTATCTTATCTCCACTCTTAATCCCTGCTCTTTCTCCTGGTGTATCTTCTATTGGTGAAACAACTGTAATAAGATTGTCGTCTCCTGGAGTAACTACAACACCAATTCCCCCAAATGTTCCACTTGTTTGTTGTATCAGTGAAGCAAACTCATCCTCATTCATATAAGCTGAATATGGGTCTTCTAAAGATGCAAGCAATCCTTTTAATTGTCCGTCAATTAACTTGCTTTCATCTACATCTCTTAAGTAATTAGACTTAACATAATTCTCTACTGCCATTACCTTTGAAAACTTACTATACACTGATTTGAGTTGATTGTACTCAGCTTTTGGAATATATGCTTTATTGTTGAATGTAACACTCATTAAGTTTGTTAGACCAAAAGTGGTTAGATTTGTGATTAATAATAAAACAACTATTAAACTTATGACTTTCTTCTTGGACATTTTCTCACCTCATAATTTTAGGTTATACAGCTATTGTATTTATTTTACATAAAGATTATACCACCCAATTTACTACATTACAAAGGATAGTATAAAAAAAAGGGGATTATTTCCCCTTTAGCCACGGCATTGGATCCTGATAAGCTCCGTCCTTCCTTACTTCAAAATGACTATGTGGTCCAGTAGACATCCCTGTGCTTCCACATTTAGCTATAGTATCCCCTCTCTTTACATTGTCTCCTACTGATGCAACTAATTTTGAATTATGTCCATATAGTGTAACTATTCCACCACCATGGTCTATCATTATAGTCTTGCCATAACCACCCAAGGTTCCTGAATATATTACTTCCCCTGCAGCTCCAGATACAATTGTTGTTCCTGTAGGTGAAGGTATGTCTATACCAGTATGGAACTTTTTAGTCTTTAGAATAGGATGATTTCTATATCCATAAGGCGAACTGATTCTTGAATATCCTGGAACTGGCCACTCCATTTTGCCTCCTGAATATGGTCCTGTTTTTTTCTGTAATTGCACTATTTTTGACTCAATTTCTTTAGCATATTCATTTAATTTATCAACTTCTGCTTCTAAGCCCTTCATATTCTTTGCTAATCTACCCATATAGTCTTCTTTCTCTCTTGTAGCTTTAGCCAAATCACTTCTTCTTACCTCTAGCTTATTCTTGGATATCTCTACTTCTTTTTTCTTAGTTTCTAATTCCACTTTTTTAGTATCTACGATATCCCTTTGTTCCTTCATATATGATATTAACTCCGTATCATGTTTTGCAATGGCTTTAAGCATATCTTGTCTTGACAAAAAATCTTTTATACTAGAAGAAGCTAAAAGCACCTCAAGATATCCTACATTTCCAGTCTTATACATTACTCTAATTCTTTTGTTAAATATTTCTTTCTTATCATCAATATTTTTTTCTGCTTCAACAAGCTCTATTTCTGTCACTTCAATACTTTTTTCTAAATCTTCAAGTAGTTTTTCTACATTGGAAAGTTCAATTGTAGCATTATCCATTTTTACATCTAAATCTTGTATTTGCTTGGAAAGATTCTTTGATTCTTTTTCTAAACTCTTTATTTCATTTGCCTTTTGGTCAATTTTTTTATCGATATTTTTTTGTTCATTTTTCAGATCTTTTACATTATCTGCAGCATAAACTGTAATGAAATTAAATACTAGTATTACAGCCAATAGTAAGAATGTTATTTTCATTTTCCTAGACATTAATTTTCTCCCCCTTATACATTAAGAAAACGTTTTAAAGATACAATACTCCCTAACGCTCCTATACCCACACCTATTGCTGTAAACATAATTGCAATATCTTTTACCAATAGGGTTGGTGAAACTAAATATACTGTAAACAAAACATATAATTGATCACTTACTGATTTGAAGAAGTACTCATAACCATAATTCAATAGTACTATGGAAAGAACTGCTCCAATCAAACCAAATAATATTCCTTCAATAATAAAAGGTCCTCTAATATATCCATTGGTTGCACCAACATATTTCATTATATTTATTTCTCTTTTTCTAGAAGCTACTGTAATTTTAATGGTATTGGAAATTATAAATACAGATACTAATACTAAAATACCTATTATAACAATTCCACCAAACCTAATGTAATTGGCAAATATCATAAGCTTGTCTATAATGTCCTTATAATATTTTACATCCTCTACTCCATCAATTAATTTGACTTTTTCAACCACTGCATCAGCATATTCTATTCCTTTTAATTGAACAATATAAGAATTTTGAAGTGGATTATCATCTTCTAATCCTTCTAATATGTAGCTATCTTCTTCCCATTCTTCTTTTAATATCTTCAAACCCTGATCTTTAGATTGAAAAATAACTGATAATACTCCTTCATTTTCCTTAATAGAATCTTCTATAGAGTCTAATTCATGTTCTGTAAGTTCAGTTTCATAATCTAAATATACCTGAACTTCATCAAATTTTGTCTTAACTTCCAGTACAAGATTGTTTATTGTCAAAATCAATATTAATACCATACCAAGTATCATAAGTACAGCTGATATTGAACCAATGGAAGCCAGTCCCATCCCTCGATTTCTCCACATACCTTGAATTCCCTGTTTGGTAATATTTTTAATTATACGAAATCCCATCGCCATACCCACCTTTCTGTTCATCTCTGACTAACAAGCCGTCATGGATTTCTATTACTCTTTTCTTCATGCTATTTACTATGTCTTTGGCGTGGGTTGCCATTAGTATTGTTGTACCTCTTCCATTAATTTCATTTAATACTCTCATTATTTCCCTAGCAGTATCTGGATCCAAATTTCCCGTAGGCTCGTCCGCTATTAAAACAGGTGGATTGTTGACTATTGCCCTGGCAATAGACACTCTTTGGTGCTCTCCTCCAGATAATTGGTCTGGAAAACTGGATGCTTTTCTGCTTAAATCCACCATACTAAGTACCATAGGCACCCTTCTCCTTATTTCCTTTGGATGTGATCCAATTATCTCCATTGCAAAAGCTACATTTTCATATACAGTTTTATTAGGTAGCAATCTAAAATCTTGGAAAACTACTCCGATATTTCTCCGAATAAGGGGG includes:
- a CDS encoding S41 family peptidase, whose protein sequence is MSKKKVISLIVVLLLITNLTTFGLTNLMSVTFNNKAYIPKAEYNQLKSVYSKFSKVMAVENYVKSNYLRDVDESKLIDGQLKGLLASLEDPYSAYMNEDEFASLIQQTSGTFGGIGVVVTPGDDNLITVVSPIEDTPGERAGIKSGDKIIKVDGVEFLGENMDKAVKVMKGEPNTKVVLTIMRKDNEGKNQVLDIEIIREMIRLVTVKSSIIDENIGYIKLTSFDDLTYKDFKTELDKLGKNNIEGLIIDLRNNPGGLLDICAQIADELLGEGDIVYTETKSGEREYLKSKKSMVNYPLVLLVNNGSASASEILAGAIKDHNRGMLIGTTTFGKGVVQRIRDLQDGTGLKLTISEYFTPSGTNIHGIGIEPDIVVELTEGVETIGVENLKEDNQLKRAIEEIKLKIK
- a CDS encoding PDZ domain-containing protein, whose translation is MYGLYQIVLFTIIDILNTLKSPFFIVVLCIIYFQYRKLGKLERENIGYRRAVIIKLIISAGFGMVGGIIATVVFLYLGVVIIPKDFMYILATVIILSVINPRYMCFAYGGGIVSLFSLITGYPSIQISQVMSVVAVLHIIESILILFDGGRSNLPIIIESEDQLVGGFNMNRFWPIPFVIFIGDGLIQPITLIAILSYGDYSFSSYPRKKVLKTSLNLFIYSLILLYISKNLDNLFLSPLFALLGHEYIILQNKASEEKRKPIFISPHKGVKVLQTNPNSIARKLNIKTGDILLSINGIEVKNRKDMEDIMRGRRNKITVEFFNIKTGLTTKRYYGKRKSLGLVIVPRDF
- the ftsE gene encoding cell division ATP-binding protein FtsE — encoded protein: MIKLMNVSKEYDNNVRALTNMNLEIHKGEFVFLVGSSGAGKSTLIKLLLKEEEPTEGKIILNDMDITKVKNRRIPLIRRNIGVVFQDFRLLPNKTVYENVAFAMEIIGSHPKEIRRRVPMVLSMVDLSRKASSFPDQLSGGEHQRVSIARAIVNNPPVLIADEPTGNLDPDTAREIMRVLNEINGRGTTILMATHAKDIVNSMKKRVIEIHDGLLVRDEQKGGYGDGISYN
- the ftsX gene encoding permease-like cell division protein FtsX, producing the protein MGFRIIKNITKQGIQGMWRNRGMGLASIGSISAVLMILGMVLILILTINNLVLEVKTKFDEVQVYLDYETELTEHELDSIEDSIKENEGVLSVIFQSKDQGLKILKEEWEEDSYILEGLEDDNPLQNSYIVQLKGIEYADAVVEKVKLIDGVEDVKYYKDIIDKLMIFANYIRFGGIVIIGILVLVSVFIISNTIKITVASRKREINIMKYVGATNGYIRGPFIIEGILFGLIGAVLSIVLLNYGYEYFFKSVSDQLYVLFTVYLVSPTLLVKDIAIMFTAIGVGIGALGSIVSLKRFLNV
- a CDS encoding peptidoglycan DD-metalloendopeptidase family protein; this translates as MSRKMKITFLLLAVILVFNFITVYAADNVKDLKNEQKNIDKKIDQKANEIKSLEKESKNLSKQIQDLDVKMDNATIELSNVEKLLEDLEKSIEVTEIELVEAEKNIDDKKEIFNKRIRVMYKTGNVGYLEVLLASSSIKDFLSRQDMLKAIAKHDTELISYMKEQRDIVDTKKVELETKKKEVEISKNKLEVRRSDLAKATREKEDYMGRLAKNMKGLEAEVDKLNEYAKEIESKIVQLQKKTGPYSGGKMEWPVPGYSRISSPYGYRNHPILKTKKFHTGIDIPSPTGTTIVSGAAGEVIYSGTLGGYGKTIMIDHGGGIVTLYGHNSKLVASVGDNVKRGDTIAKCGSTGMSTGPHSHFEVRKDGAYQDPMPWLKGK